In Thunnus thynnus chromosome 20, fThuThy2.1, whole genome shotgun sequence, a single window of DNA contains:
- the LOC137171700 gene encoding hydroxycarboxylic acid receptor 2-like translates to MLNLTTPIPGGGGSNGSGCQTVSILLGVVILLPILTIILGLLGNIVALWIFCFKLKAWNINNLFLFNLVIADFLALVSLPLRIDDFLRGHWMFGDGLCRISLFLVFSNRSASIALMTVLAIYRYFKVVHPHHWFSHMTKRQAVYMLVFVWLLVISLWVPMLTNNHTEGNSTRCLYFTCSSHIALITMHRILTVLEFIIPMAMLLFCTIRISSFLRERQMGKPEKVRKAMRVCTAIVVVFMVCFFPNTLTIIGMWVIHSYNPADCATFNILTKLTFVALGLNFLKSALDPILYVFSSSMFRKALCSLLPHFLRCGQDTGDAEKTASSTESQSTTQQQL, encoded by the exons atgttaaacttAACAACTCCGATCCCCGGTGGTGGAGGCAGCAATGGCAGTGGATGCCAAACAGTCAGTATTCTACTGGGGGTCGTGATCCTGCTTCCCATCCTCACCATCATACTGGGGCTGCTGGGAAACATAGTTGCTCTGTGGATCTTTTGCTTTAAACTGAAGGCCTGGAATATCAACAACCTGTTCCTCTTCAACCTGGTTATCGCCGACTTCCTGGCTCTCGTGAGTCTTCCTCTCAGGATCGATGACTTTCTCAGGGGCCACTGGATGTTTGGTGATGGCTTGTGCAGGATCAGCCTCTTCCTGGTATTTTCCAACCGCTCAGCCAGCATCGCGCTCATGACCGTGTTGGCAATTTACCGCTACTTTAAG GTGGTCCATCCTCACCACTGGTTCAGCCATATGACCAAGAGACAGGCTGTGTACATGTTAGTGTTTGTCTGGCTGTTGGTCATCAGTCTTTGGGTTCCCATGCTGACGAACAACCACACTGAGGGCAACAGCACCCGATGCTTATACTTCACTTGTTCTTCACACATCGCTCTGATCACCATGCACCGCATCCTGACAGTGCTGGAGTTTATCATCCCGATGGCCATGCTGCTGTTCTGCACCATCCGGATTTCCAGCTTTCTGAGGGAGCGGCAGATGGGAAAACCTGAAAAGGTGCGCAAGGCAATGCGGGTTTGTACCGCTATCGTTGTTGTGTTCATGGTGTGCTTCTTTCCCAACACGTTGACGATCATTGGGATGTGGGTCATCCACTCGTACAACCCAGCGGACTGTGCCACCTTCAACATTTTAACCAAGCTCACCTTCGTGGCTTTGGGGCTGAACTTCCTGAAGTCGGCTCTGGACCCCATCTTGTACGTGTTCTCCAGCTCCATGTTCAGGAAAGCGCTCTGCAGCTTGCTTCCCCACTTCCTGCGCTGCGGTCAGGACACAGGCGACGCAGAGAAGACTGCATCCTCAACTGAAAGTCAATCAACCACCCAGCAGCAACTGTAA